A stretch of Portunus trituberculatus isolate SZX2019 chromosome 48, ASM1759143v1, whole genome shotgun sequence DNA encodes these proteins:
- the LOC123498467 gene encoding proline-rich receptor-like protein kinase PERK2, protein MSLEGQVATDQLSQSGTLSLPHRFTTASVLPPPSLTPASILASPQPHPSLIPAHPQPLPSFHPAFTPVSPQPHPSFPQASPQQVMIPSLPIPVSPSLHSASPQSHPSLTPVSPQTHPSLTPDSPQSHPSLTPASPQSHPSLTPASPQSHPSLHTHPCR, encoded by the exons ATGAGTCTTGAGGGTCAGGTAGCAACAGACCAGCTTTCCCAGAGTGGCACACTGAG CCTCCCCCACCGCTTCACCACAGCCTCTGTCCTGCCTCCACCCAGCCTCACTCCAGCCTCTATTTTAGCCTCTCCCCAGCCTCACCCTAGTCTCATCCCAGCTCACCCCCAGCCTCTCCCCAGCTTCCACCCAGCCTTTACTCCAGTCTCTCCCCAGCCTCACCCCAGTTTCCCGCAAGCCTCCCCCCAGCAGGTGAtgatcccttccctccccattccAGTTTCCCCCAGCCTCCACTCAGCCTCACCCCAGTCTCACCCCAGTCTCACCCCAGTCTCACCCCAGACTCACCCCAGCCTCACCCCAGACTCACCCCAGTCTCACCCCAGCCTCACCCCAGCCTCACCCCAGTCTCACCCCAGTCTCACCCCAGCCTCACCCCAGTCTCACCCCAGTCTCCACACGCACCCCTGCAGGTAA
- the LOC123498468 gene encoding mucin-6-like: MKENQYYSTSITPPALLHQHYSTSIIHQHYSTSITPPALFTSITPPVLFTSITPPALLHQHYSTSITPPALLHQHYSTSIIHQHYSTSITPPALLHQHYSTSITPPALFTSITPPVLFTSITPPALLHQHYSTSIIHQHYSTSIIHQHYSTNYSPALLHQHYSTSITPPALLHQHYSPALLHQHYSPALLHQYYSPALLHQHYSTSITPPALLQQHYSPALLHQYYSPALLHQHYSTSITHQHYSTSITPPALLHQHYFNSIIHQHYSTSITPPALLHQHYSTSIIHQHYSTSITPPALLHQHYSTSITPPALFTSITPPALLHQHYSTSIITPPALALLHQHYSTSHQHYSTSITPPALLHQHYSTSIIHQHYSTSITPPALLHQHYSTSIIHQHYSTSITPPALLHQHYSTSIIHQHYSTSIIHQHYSTSITPPALLHQHFHQHYSTSITPPALFTSITPPALFHQH, encoded by the coding sequence atgaaagaaaatcagTATTACTCCACCAGCATTACTCCACCAGCATTACTCCACCAGCATTACTCCACCAGCATTATTCACCAGCATTACTCCACCAGCATTACTCCACCAGCATTATTCACCAGCATTACTCCACCAGTATTATTCACCAGCATTACTCCACCAGCATTACTCCACCAGCATTACTCCACCAGCATTACTCCACCAGCATTACTCCACCAGCATTACTCCACCAGCATTATTCACCAGCATTACTCCACCAGCATTACTCCACCAGCATTACTCCACCAGCATTACTCCACCAGCATTACTCCACCAGCATTATTCACCAGCATTACTCCACCAGTATTATTCACCAGCATTACTCCACCAGCATTACTCCACCAGCATTACTCCACCAGCATTATTCACCAGCATTACTCCACCAGCATTATTCACCAGCATTACTCCACCAATTATTCACCAGCATTACTCCACCAGCATTACTCCACCAGCATTACTCCACCAGCATTACTCCACCAGCATTATTCACCAGCATTACTCCACCAGCATTATTCACCAGCATTACTCCACCAGTATTATTCACCAGCATTACTCCACCAGCATTACTCCACCAGCATTACTCCACCAGCATTACTTCAACAGCATTATTCACCAGCATTACTCCACCAGTATTATTCACCAGCATTACTCCACCAGCATTACTCCACCAGCATTACTCACCAGCATTACTCCACCAGCATTACTCCACCAGCATTACTCCACCAGCATTACTTCAACAGCATTATTCACCAGCATTACTCCACCAGTATTACTCCACCAGCATTACTCCACCAGCATTACTCCACCAGCATTATTCACCAGCATTACTCCACCAGCATTACTCCACCAGCATTACTCCACCAGCATTACTCCACCAGCATTACTCCACCAGCATTATTCACCAGCATTACTCCACCAGCATTACTCCACCAGCATTACTCCACCAGCATTATTACTCCACCAGCATTAGCATTACTTCACCAGCATTACTCCACCAGCCACCAGCATTACTCCACCAGCATTACTCCACCAGCATTACTCCACCAGCATTACTCCACCAGCATTATTCACCAGCATTACTCCACCAGCATTACTCCACCAGCATTACTTCACCAGCATTACTCCACCAGCATTATTCACCAGCATTACTCCACCAGCATTACTCCACCAGCATTACTCCACCAGCATTACTCCACCAGCATTATTCACCAGCATTACTCCACCAGCATTATTCACCAGCATTACTCCACCAGCATTACTCCACCAGCATTACTCCACCAGCATTTCCACCAGCATTACTCCACCAGCATTACTCCACCAGCATTATTCACCAGCATTACTCCACCAGCATTATTCCACCAGCATTAG